GACGGGAGAACGCTCGTTAATCTATGTAAAAACAAATCCGAACGAACCCATTTTTGAAATGCGTGAAATAGTGATAGCAAATCGCAGTGAAAAAAATTATACCATAAAAGAAGGAATAGAAAATGGAGACGAAATTGTAACCAATGGCACGTTCTCAGTCGATGCTGCTGCACAATTGCAAGGGAAAAAATCAATGATGAACAAGGGCAAAAAGGAAACATCTGCCATGCCATTGTCTCAAATGAAAATTGAATTACCAGCAAGTTTTCAGAGGGACTTTAAAAAGGTCCTTAAAACTTACGCTAAGATGAAAGATGCATTTGTTTCAAGCGATGTCATCCAAGTTTCCACTTTTGCGAAAGAGCTATCTAAGTCCTTACAGTCGATAGCTATTAGCAGTTTAGGAAAGATGGAGCAAGCCCATATTACTAAAACCATAGAAATGCTTGACGCCATTATAGAAAATGACAATCTTGAAAATCAAAGAGCATATTTCGTAATCCTGAATGAAAACATAGTACCCATTGCCATGAATATAGAGGATTCCGAAGGTATATTATATGTTCAAAAATGTCCTATGGCAAATAATAATAAAGGAGCGGTATGGTTAAGTACACATAAAGATATTCGCAACCCCTACTATGGCGATGCAATGTTGACTTGTGGCAGTGTTATTGAGGAAATTAAATAGTCCTAAAATTCAGTCTAAATAAACTAGGGTAGGTAAAAAGGGTTGTCATTTAAAGGTCAACTCTTTTTAATTTCTAATCGTAATCATCTATGAACTATGCAAAATAGTCCTCTCAGCACATTCCCTAACAAAGAACTTTAAGCCAATCCCGTATTTTAACTTTGCGTGTCATGTGTTCTTTTTGATTTGCCAGAAAGCAACATTCTATTCTTATATAAAAATCCGTAATCAAGTTCGTTAATCCAGGCTACGGCTATCATTTAGCCACCACAAAGATTTCAAATTTAGCCTGGGACGGACGGCATAAATGCTCGCAAGCTCTCTTTTATAAGTCCTTATTCAACCAAAATATTAAATATGGCGACCAAAAAGGAAAAAGCTTGGGAACTAGAAGGAGTACATATTAAAATAGAATAACTGTAACAGAGCGGCTTCCCCTTACCCTCTTGCGATTCCATCCCTTTATTTTATTTCAGAGTTGTCATACTTTTGTCTTTCGTAAATAAGCATATCTTAATTGAACTAATTCAGCAAAAACTTCGATAAATTACCCCTAAAGTAACGCCATATAATGTGATGTTTATTGGTGTCAATTAATTAATAAAATGCCATTTAAGCCTATACTTATGATATCTCGAAGGTTTTCCTTTTCATTAGTTTAGATGGTATAAGAAGTATTTTATGGCATCATATTGATAAGGAAACAGGGCACACTGTGTTATAGGTTCAAATACTTCCTGTAGAGCCATCCCTGTTCCCTTTGCGCATCTTATCGGCATCGACAAAACTTACTACTTGTGTTACATTGATAGGTCTACATCAAACAAAAACTGAAGCGATTGCAGTACATAAAGGAGGTTTAATGGCTTCAAAATAATTAAAGCCCAATAATTTCGTTTGTAGGTAGGGTATTTCAGTTTTGAGTTGTTATACTAACAAATATTAAACCTTAAATTTTATGAAAAACTTTGCAAGTTTGTTAAAAAATGGTTTCTGGGCCATTGTTGCCCTTATGACAATAAATAGTTGTTCCAAGGAAAGTACAAATGCCGGAATGGGCCAATTAAATATTGGCGCCAAAAGTATAGCTTCATCTACATCTACGTCAGGCAAAATAGCCATGGGCGAAGCAACATTGAATTCCGATGTTACCATTACCGATTTTAGAATGAATTTAAAGGAATTTGAATTGGAAATGGATAATGAATATGAAGACGATGACGATGACAATGACAATGAACAATGGGACGATGATGGGTACTTTGACTTTGAAGACGAAATAGAACTTGAAGGTCCTTTTGAACTAGATCTTCTATCTGGTCAGATTTCTTTTATTTCCATAGAGGTTCCTAATGGCGTTTATGAAGAATTAGAGTTTAAATTTGACGAAAGCACCGATGCTAACAGTGATCTTTTCGGAAAGTCAGTACTGATAGAAGGTACTGTAAAAGGTACTCCGTTTATCTTCTGGCATAATTTTGAAGATGAAGTGGAAGTTGATTTCGAGGATCCACTATTTGACATTACAGTCGAAAATAATGCAAATGGCCTTGTAATTTATTTTGATTTATCCTTGATTTTTAACACAACTTCAGGCGTTGATCTTTCACAAGCCACCGATGGTAATGCTGATGGTGTTATTGAAATAAGCCCTATGGATGAAGATGGTAACAATGCCCTAGCACAATCGATTCGCAATAGCATTAAGGCTGCTACAGACCTATTAGACGATTAATAAATCGAACAACTGTAATCGGAGAAGGTCCGCTTTTTAGGAGCCCAGGAAATTAATATTTTTTCGAATATATTTTCTGCACGAAATCAAACAAATAAACCCACAACGCAAGTTGTGGGTTTATTCGTTGTGCTTTTTTTGGGTTTGGTACTCTCCCGCAACTGGGAAACGCGAAGCGCTTTTCTAGTAAAGCCACCCCCAATCCCCTTTCCGTCGTGAAACTAAGTAAAGAATCCAGTTTCCGCCACTAAAAAAGATAAGATTACACAGCAATGTGAGGCATTTTTTTTATGGGGTTTGTGGAGCAAGTTTTCTTGCTTTAGCATACAACATGAATAAAAAGCAAGGCTTTAAACTTGTAGGAGTTTGTAGTTTAAATTTTAATAATGATTGCATGCAAACCTTGCCTTTGAATTATTTTGTTTGAAAGGTTTCTGTAATATATGCTATGTGCTGTTGTCAATTTGTCCCTGTTAAATTAAGGTCATTTCCTCATCACTAGATATTGATTAATGAATGTTTTAAATTCAAATCTATACTTTCTAGTGTAGAAAATTTATTAGCGGCATATATCATTTTAACCTGTAGCCCTAATAAAAGACAAGGCTATTTTACTACGTGTTTAATTTAATACCTATATAAGCTTTTGGTGACAGCAAAGACAAAAAATAGCCTTTTTTAATGCTCTTTTTTTAGAGAATTGAATGCTTTCCTAGTTATGCATGGTGAGTAAAGTGAGCCGTATAAAAAAGTGATTTTAAAAACAAGAATTAATAATACTCCTTTATATAACCATAGGCCCTATCAAACAAAATCTGATCTTTATGCAGTTTATATTTTAACAAGGATTTACGCAATGATTTTTGAACTTCTCGTTCACCTGAACTTGTTTTTTGCCAACCTGGAAAGCGCACTACCCTAACGATGGCATCTATATCTTCAACAATGCGTTCAACTACTGCTGGAGTTTCGGTGTTTTTTAATTCTAAAAACAATTCTGTTAAGGCTGCTTTGGGTGTTTTTTCAATTAAAAACTCTTCAATTTCTTTTTCCGCAACAATTGTTTCCTTTGCTAGTTTACAGAGTTCTTTTACAAATTCAATTGAAGTGATTAATCCTTGTTCTGCTTGATCTCTTAATGCCTCTAAACGCTCACTTAACGATTTGAATTTAGGATTTCCTGCATGTTTCTTAAAACGTTTAATTAATATCTTTTCAAGTTTTTTAGCGTTTTTTGGGTCTGGATTATTAAAAATTTCTTCAATAACATCTGCATCTAAAATAAACTCTTCTAAATGATGTACTTCACCAACATGTGTGTTTTCATGCATCAATTTTGTTGTTTGAGCACCTAAAGAAAACCAAAGTAATTTACCAACATTATCAGCCGCAGGTCTAACTGATTCAAAAACTTGGGATAACCACTTATAATCTTCCTGGTAAAGATTTAAAATAGTATCCGGAGATAATGATTCCCATATTTTGGATAGGTATTTATAATCTTTAGCAAAAGCATCTTTCTTTTCATTATTGCCTATAGCGTTCTGAGCTGCCTCTAATCCTTCAAAACCATCAACAGTTCTATCAATACCTTCAAAATGTGATAAGGCTTCAATTACTGCTTTAGGAAGTTTATCTGTAAGGTCAGATAAATTAGAGATCACCGTTTTTATACTTTCCTCATCAAACTGTAAAGCTTTTGCCGCATCATCAAAAACACCAAAATAATCTACGATACGTCCAAAAAATTTATTTGGAAACAACCTATTGGTTCTACAAATAGCTTGCAGTAGCGTATGATCTTTTATGGATTTATCCAAATACATGGTTTGCAAAATTGGTGCATCAAAACCAGTAAGTAGTTTTGCTGTAACAATAATGAATTGCAAATCTGAAAGGCCATCATTAAATTCATCTACTATTTTTTCTTGCTGACTTTTATCAATTCCCCACTTTTGTTTAAACTCAAAATCGTCATTTGCCGATGTAGAAAAAACTACACGACTTGCTTCTTCTGGAAAATATTTATCTAACTCTTCTTTATATTGCACGCAAGCATATCTGTCAGGAGTAACTATCATCGCTTTAAAGCCATGTGGCTGAACTTTCTCTTTGAAATGAATTGATATATCCTCCACTATTTTTGCCACACGTTCTGGAGATTTTAGGAAGGCGGCCATTTTTGCAGATTTTTTATTTAAAGCATCTGCTTCTTCATCTGTTAGCGCGGTACTCTCTTTAAATTCTTCAAAAGCTTTATCAATACTTTCTTTATCAACATGTACATCTACTAAACGAGGTTCAAAATGTAATGGTAAAGTTGCATTGTCTCTAATGGAATCTTGGAATGTATAGCGTGACATATACCCACCTTTATCTTCTTCCGCTCCAAAAGCCCAAAAGGTGTTTTTATCTGCTTTGTTTACGGGCGTTCCTGTTAGTCCAAATAGAAAAGCATTTGGTAAGGCTGCACGCATTTGTCGTCCTAAATCACCTTCCTGGGTTCTATGTGCTTCATCAACCAACACAATAATATTATCGCGCGTATTCATATTAGGTTTAGCATCTCTAAACTTAAAGATCATAGAAATGATAATCTTTCTCGTGTCGTTCTCTAAAAGCTTTTGAAGTTGACTTATATTATCTGTAGTCTCTACATTAGAGATATCTGCAGCATTAAAGGTTCCTGTTATTTGGGTGTCTAGATCGGTTCTATCCACCAAGACAATAACAGTTGGACTTTTTAATTCTTTTTCTCTTCTTAATTTCTGGGCTGCAAAAACCATTAAGAGTGATTTACCTGAACCCTGAAAATGCCAGATTAGTCCTTTTTTAATTTTACCTTCTTTAACACGTTCCACAATTTTATTAGCACCTTCATATTGTTGAAATCTAGGAATAACCTTAATACGTTGTTTCTTTTTATTGGTTGTGAATAAAGAAAAGTTTTGCAAA
The sequence above is drawn from the Cellulophaga sp. Hel_I_12 genome and encodes:
- a CDS encoding type I restriction endonuclease subunit R, which produces MGFNELNSVENYIIKQLTGVNLNTNRISEDTTLYNGFWHYKSAQELQRSVNEVLLEANLKEALVRLNPEIKQNPELADEVIYKLRAILISVHQVGLVRANEEFFQWLQGDKTMPFGENNRHVPVRIIDFDDLQNNSFIATTQFRIHHRETKIPDIVLFINGIPMVIGEAKTPIRPSISWLDGAHEVHDIYENSVSQLFVPNILSFATEGKELYYGAIRTPLEFWAPWRIENDEDALAKRLGLGDVGKELTDLLHPQRLLDILQNFSLFTTNKKKQRIKVIPRFQQYEGANKIVERVKEGKIKKGLIWHFQGSGKSLLMVFAAQKLRREKELKSPTVIVLVDRTDLDTQITGTFNAADISNVETTDNISQLQKLLENDTRKIIISMIFKFRDAKPNMNTRDNIIVLVDEAHRTQEGDLGRQMRAALPNAFLFGLTGTPVNKADKNTFWAFGAEEDKGGYMSRYTFQDSIRDNATLPLHFEPRLVDVHVDKESIDKAFEEFKESTALTDEEADALNKKSAKMAAFLKSPERVAKIVEDISIHFKEKVQPHGFKAMIVTPDRYACVQYKEELDKYFPEEASRVVFSTSANDDFEFKQKWGIDKSQQEKIVDEFNDGLSDLQFIIVTAKLLTGFDAPILQTMYLDKSIKDHTLLQAICRTNRLFPNKFFGRIVDYFGVFDDAAKALQFDEESIKTVISNLSDLTDKLPKAVIEALSHFEGIDRTVDGFEGLEAAQNAIGNNEKKDAFAKDYKYLSKIWESLSPDTILNLYQEDYKWLSQVFESVRPAADNVGKLLWFSLGAQTTKLMHENTHVGEVHHLEEFILDADVIEEIFNNPDPKNAKKLEKILIKRFKKHAGNPKFKSLSERLEALRDQAEQGLITSIEFVKELCKLAKETIVAEKEIEEFLIEKTPKAALTELFLELKNTETPAVVERIVEDIDAIVRVVRFPGWQKTSSGEREVQKSLRKSLLKYKLHKDQILFDRAYGYIKEYY